GATGAGTTCTTTCGCTGCGGGCAAGTCCTAGAGTATCTTGAACAATACTATCGATACGCTTGGTTTGTTTACCAATCATATGGCGTAAAGTGTTTTGTTGCTCTTGATCGCTATCTTTAAGTAACTCATTTGCTTGTACAATTGCAGCAAGAGGATTACGAATTTCGTGAGCAATGCTTGCTGAGAGTTGTCCTAAGGCGGCAAGTTTGAGCTGCTGTGCTTGCTGATTAATTTGCTGGGCATCTTGTAAAATGAGCAGTGTTAATGCGTGTTGGGGCACCAATAGGTGTTGTACTTTAATATTGATAGAGTAGGCTGAAAGCTGAGATTCAAAAATAAATCGGTCACCTTCTTGTAAGTCACCCAACTTAAGAATTTCAAATAAATCTGCATGCCATTTAGCTAAAGGATATTTTTCATTGGCAAATTGCGGAGGAATACCAAGCAATGAACAGGCTGCCGGATTGCTTACCACAATGTCATAATTTTCATCTAAAACTAAATAGCCTTCTTCGATTTGTTCTAAAATATAACGATTGATATTTTGAAGTTGATAAAGTTCGATCGACTGATGGAAAGTGAGTGCTTCGAGTAGTTTAAAGCGCTGAACTGCAATTTGACCAATACCATGCACTACAAAAAATAAGAAGGCCAATAGGGCACTATTACCAATCGTATTGAGGTTGTTGTAGTCAAAAAAGCTACCAACAAATCGTTGGTAAATCACAGCAATCACAGCAAGTAATGTAATGAGCAAAGACATTCTTGCACTGAGCAAAATTGCCGAAGTAAAGATTGCAATTACATAAAGCAGGCTGATTTGTAAATTTGGTTCACCGACAGAAAAAGTTAGTAAACTCAAACAAATAATGTCGACAATAAAAAATAAAATAAGCTGCCGTGTCGCTTGAGTCGCAATAAATTTAAAGCATAGCAACTGAAGAAGGCTTAAGATTGAATAGCCGAGTAGAGTATAAAAATATAAAGAAGGTTGCTGCAAACTGTTATCGGTTTGAGCATTGGTTAAAACCAAAATAATATTCAGGCTAACCGCAATAATCAGACGATATAAACCATACCAGTTGCCCAAACGAAAAATCGTATGGGACAAGGATGAGTTTAAGGGAAATTGCATGTAAGTCTGATTACGGCTTGATCAGACCATAACGAATCGCAAGATGTGTTAGTTTTACATCACTATCAATACCTAACTTTTCAAAAATACGATAACGGTAAGTATTTACAGTTTTCACACTTACAAAAAGTTTATCGGCAATTTCTTGTGCGCTAATACAATTTACGACCATCATCGCAACTTGCATTTCCCGTTCCGATAAAGAATCAAAAGGGGACTGTTGAGTGTCAGATAAATAAGAGCTTGCCAGTTGCTCTGCAATATCAGCACTAAAATATTTACCACCTTGCATGACTTTATTAATTGCACGAACCATCTCGGCAATTGGTGCACCCTTGGTGATATAGCCTTTTGCTCCAGCTTTTAACAATAAAGACGGATAAGGCTCTTCTGCAAGGCCGCTCACAGCAATCACTTTAGTCTCTGGAGCTGTTTGTAGTAAACGACGAGTTGTTTCTACTCCACCGATGCCCGGCATATTGACATCAAGTAGTACGACTTGCGGATGTTGCTGGCGAACGATAGCAATTGCTTCCTCCCCAGATTCGGCTTGTCCAATTACCTCAACATCTGCATGATCTTCTAACATACGGCATATACCCGTACGTACCAGTTCATGGTCATCGACAACTAAAACTGTAATCAAGAAGACCTCCTTTCTTTCAAAAAACAAGTTTTTTGTTACATAAAGCAAAATAAGCTTGCAATGGAATGACAAAATTAGCAATCCTATTCTTCTATAGTGAGCGAATAGTTGTGCACAATTGTGCTGGTAAAGCTTTATACCTTATATCTCAAATGTAAGGCATAATGATAGTAAGCGCAAATGTGTGTCACCCTGAGTCGAGTATTGTGCCGTGAAAAATTCTAAAAAGTCTTTAATGCATGTGCTAAGCATGTCTATTTTGCTTAGTTTGAGTTCAACAAGCTTTGCAGAACTCGTCAATAACCCGTCTTCAGGGAGTACTGGTACTGCAAGTTTAAATTGGTCCGCAGCGGACGCTAGTCAGCTTTTAAATGATGAAGATGATGAGCCAACGCCGCAAGGTTCAACTTCTGTAACTACAACTTTGCGTGGCGGTAATGCGCCGAAAGTGATTACCTCTACACCTAGAGTTGCTCCAATCCGTGACACCGTGGGTTATAACGCCCAGCCAAATGTCAGTGCACGTGCTGCACTTGTGATGGATGCACAAACAGGTGAGGTTCTTTATAGTAAAAATACCAACGCATCGGTACCGATTGCGTCTATTACCAAATTGATGACAGCAGTTGTAACGGCAGATGCACGTTTAAACATGTCAGAAGAAATTACACTTGAGCAAATTGATTTTGCTGGTGCAAATGGTAAAAATTCAAGCTCAACCTTACGTGTTGGCGACAAGATGAACCGTGCAGAAGTTCTTCTGTTTGCTCTCATGAAGTCAGAAAATCCAGCAGCAGCAGCTTTGGCGCGTACCTATCCGGGTGGTCGTCCTGCATTCGTAGCAGCGATGAATGCTAAAGCACGCTCTTTGGGTATGAGTGCTACTCATTATTACGAATCAACTGGTTTAGACCCGCGTAATGTCTCTTCTGCGCGTGATTTAGGGATTTTGGCAAGTACTGCATCTCAATATGGTCTGATTCGTCAATTCTCAACTACACCGACTTATGACTTTAATTTAGGTTACCGTGTACTCAAGTCAAACAATACGAATGCTTTAGTGCGTAATGGTGGTTGGAATATCAACTTGTCTAAGACGGGTTATATTAATGAAGCGGGTCGCTGTGTTGTGATGCATACCACTGTAAATTCACGTCCAGCAGTCATTGTGTTGCTTGGGGAGCCAAGTACGCAGGCACGTAATAACGATGCGACGAATTTACTGGGTTGGTTAAGTAATTTACCAAAACGTATTTAATTTAAATATTCTAAAAAAGCGCTTCTATATAGGAAGCGTTTTTTATGGTCTTAAAAAAATACATAAAAAAACGGCTGTGTTACCACAGCCGTTTTTAGAAATTTAGATTTTACATATTAGATAAAATCGAATCTTTTACTTGGCTCATTGTTGCATCAATCGACAACATCACTGCATCAGCACATTGTTTGATTGCAGTATCAGGATCTTTCAAGCCATTACCAGTTACTGTACATACAATGACAGAACCTTCGGCAATCTTACCTGCTTTAATGTCACGGATTGCACCGCCAATAGAAGCAGCAGATGCTGGCTCAACAAATACACCTTCATACATAGAAAGTAAGCGTTGAGCTTCTAAAATTTCACTGTCTTGAAGTTCATCAAACCAGCCTTTAGAGTCACGTACTACTGCTTTTGCATGGTTCCAACTTTGTGGGTTACCAATACGGATTGCAGTTGCAACTGTTTCAGGGCTTTCAACTGGAGCACCACGTAAGAATGGAGCTGCGCCAGATGCTTGGTAACCTACCATTGTTGGTAAGCCTTCTGGTTTAGGGCCAGTGAATTGATCAGTAGAAGCATCGTATACAACTTGTTCAAACTGGTCAGCAGGTTGGTTTGCTACAGCTTCTGTATAACCCATCCAGTGAGCTGTGATGTTACCTGCGTTACCTACTGGCAAGCAGTGGTAGTCAGGTGCACGGCCTAAAGCTTCAACGATTTCATAAGCAATTGTCTTTTGACCTTGCAAACGGTAAGGGTTGATTGAGTTTACAATCGTTACAGGTGCTTGATCAGCTACTTCTTTTACAAGACGCATACCATCATCGAAGTTACCGCGGATTTGCATAGTGATCGCACCATACATCATGGCCTGAGCCATTTTACCCATCGCAATTTTGCCTTCTGGAATCAAAACAAATGCTTTGATACCAGCGCGAGCAGCGTATGCGGCAGCAGCAGCAGACGTGTTACCCGTAGATGCACAGATAATCGCTTTAGAGCCTTCTTCAACCGCTTTGGTTACAGCCATGGTCATACCACGGTCTTTAAATGAACCAGTCGGGTTTAAGCCCTCATATTTCACATAAATTTCTACATCTTTGCCAATAATACGTGGAATATTCTCAAGTTTAATGAGAGGGGTGTTGCCTTCACCCAAAGAGATAGCACGAGTAGTTGCCGAAACTGGCAAACGGTCACGATAACGATCTACAAGACCAGTATAACGATTGGCATTAGACATGATGGTGTTCCAATTATGAGGTGAAGCGGGAGAGGGAATCTTTCCCTCAACCTGATTAACTATCGAGCGATTCTAAACGAATTCTTACGATTTCGCCACGAATAGCAGGTAATGCTTGAATTTGCGCAAGAGCATCATCCATCTTTGATTCAACGATTGGATCGGTCAAAATCACGATTGGAATGAGATCTTTTAAGCGTGATTGTTGCATGATGGCATCAATACTGATTCCGGCACGGCTTAAGATGGTCGTCACATCTGCAAGTACACCAGTTTGATCTTCAGCATTTAAGCGGATGTAATAACCTGTGGTCATTTCTTCACGGCTTAAAATAGGTACATTTGTTAATGCTTCAAAAGCCAGTTGAGGAATAGTACCTGCGCCATCTTCTGTATAAGAGATGTCACGAACAATATCAATCACATCGGCAACAACTGCAGAAGCTGTTGGACCAGCACCAGCACCAGCACCATAATACAGCGTTGGACCTACTGCATTTGCCTGAACTAAGACAGCATTTTTAACGCCGTTTACATTGGCAATAAGCTGCTCATCTGGAATAAGGGTTGGATGAACACGTAGCTCAATACCTTTCTCAGCGCGACGGGCAATGCCTAAATGTTTAATACGGAAACCAAGTTCCTCAGCATATTTCACATCTTGTGCAGTAATTTTGCTGATACCTTCGGTATAGACTTTATCGAATTGCAAAGGAATACCAAAAGCACAAGACGCTAAAATTGTAAGCTTGTGTGCAGCATCAATACCTTCAACGTCAAACGTTGGATCTGCTTCTGCGTAACCGAGTTCTTGAGCTTCTTTTAATACATCATCAAATGCACGACCTTTCTCACGCATTTCAGTCAGAATAAAGTTACCTGTACCGTTAATAATACCTGCAAGCCATTCAATGTGGTTTGCTGCAAGGCCTTCACGAATCACTTTAATAATAGGAATACCGCCAGCTACTGCTGCTTCATAGGCAATTTGTACAGCATTATCTTCTGCTGCCTTAAATAACTCATTACCATGTTCAGCAAGTAAAGCTTTGTTTGCAGTAACGACTTGTTTACCGTGTTTGATCGCTTCCATAATGACTTCGTAAGCAGGGTGAATACCACCCATCACTTCAACAACCACATCAACATCGGGTTGGCAAACGATATCAAGTAAATCTGCGCTTTGTTTAATCCCTTCTAATTCGAGATCTGGACGAGGGCGACGTGTTCCAACGTGGGTAATTTGAATTTCTCGACCGGTGCGACGTTTAATTTCAGCGGCATTTTCTTGTAGTAGTTTAAGGGCTCCTCCACCTACGGTACCTAGACCGAGTATTGCCAGGCGAACTGGTTTCACGTCACACTCCATATCATCATTGAATCATTTAATTGAAGCTAGATCATAGCTAAAAAAAACGCCAGACTCTAGCGCTTTTAGTGCCTGTTCAATCAATTAGAGTGCGATGTTTGGAAAAGCAGAGTAGATCAGTCTTTAAACACTGGTGTGTAAATAACAATTTATTGAAAAAACAAAGCGCTGCAATAAGAGCAGCGCTTTGTTTATTAGATAACTGATGAACTATTCGTCAAAATTGAGAATATTATTTATCCAGACGTTTAACCAATTCATCCGGTGTTAAGTAACCACCAAGATATTCACCATCTACATTATAAATGGCAGGTGTACCATTCACACCCATGTTTAAACCAAGTTGGTATTGTTCACGCACTGGGTTTTTACATTGTGCAGGCGCAATAGCAATGCCTTGTACAGCTTGGTTAAATGCAGCTTTACGGTCCGCACTACACCAAACGGCTTCCATTGTTGGCATAAATTGCTCGCCACGTGGCCAAGCAATGTAACGAACCTCAATGCCTTTTTCATTAATCTCGGCTAAATGCTCATGTAATTTATGGCAATAAGGACAGCTTGCATCGGTAAACACATAAATCACATGTTTAGCTTTACCGCCTTTAGCTGGGTAAACAATCAGATCTTCATTTTTTAACGCAGCAAGGTGCTTTTTATTCTCAGAGGCTTGAAGATTATCACCGATATTGTGAAGCTCTTTGCCGCCTAAACGGATGACATCGCCTTGAATGAGATATTTACCATCACTGGTCGTATAAACCGAGGTCATACCTTCAAGGTTTACCCAATAAAGATTAGGAACTTCAGTTGGCTTAATATCTAAAATTTTGACATTGATGTTTGCATTCTTAAATTGTTTCTGCAAAGTTTCAATTAAACGCTGTTTAGCATTGCGTTCAATAATGGTTGAAGCTTCCCCTGTAGCAGGTGCGGTCGCCGTGAGCGCATCTTCTTTTTGTGGTTTGTTTTCTTTAGAACAAGCACTGAACAGCAGGCTGGAAGCCAAAGCACAGGCAAGAAAAATTTGAGATCGGGTAAAGGACATAGATAACCCTTATTTCATCAGTATTTATAGTCAGAAGCTGCTAAGCATAACAAAAAATCTAGCATGTATTGTTAAAACTTTCTTAACCTTTGTGAACGAAATCAAGTGATTGTTCGGTGTGTTTTAAATAATTCGTTTAAAAATTTTTAACCTCTAGGGTGATGTTTTTCATGTAATTGTTGCATTCTGACTTGTGCCACATGTGTATAGATTTGGGTCGTTGATAAGTCGCTATGTCCCAGTAACATTTGTACTACGCGTAAGTCTGCACCGTGATTGAGTAGATGAGTTGCAAAAGCATGGCGTAAGGTATGCGGTGAAAGTTCAGCCTGAATATTGGCCTGTAGAGCGTAACGTTTAATCGCATACCAAAAGTTTTGACGGCTCATAATTCCACCCTGTTGGGTTAAAAATAGATAATCAGTTGAACTTTTATAAAGCTGAGGACGTGCCTCATTTAAGTAACGCTCTACCCAGTCACAGGCATATTGACCTAAGGGAACTAAACGTTCTTTATTGCCTTTACCTGTAATACGTAAATAGCCTTGTTTTAAATTGATCAGTTCCAGGCGTAAGTTAATTAATTCAGAAACACGTAAACCGCAGGCATAAAGCACCTCAAACATTGCTCGGTCACGTAAGCCCAAGGCTGTTGTAATGTCCGGTGCTTGAATGAGTGCTTCTACATCTTCTTCGGATAAATCTTTGGGTAAGGCTCTACCAATTTTCGGTGAATGATGGGTCGCTACCGGGTTGTCGCTTCGT
This window of the Acinetobacter sp. XH1741 genome carries:
- a CDS encoding PAS domain-containing sensor histidine kinase — encoded protein: MQFPLNSSLSHTIFRLGNWYGLYRLIIAVSLNIILVLTNAQTDNSLQQPSLYFYTLLGYSILSLLQLLCFKFIATQATRQLILFFIVDIICLSLLTFSVGEPNLQISLLYVIAIFTSAILLSARMSLLITLLAVIAVIYQRFVGSFFDYNNLNTIGNSALLAFLFFVVHGIGQIAVQRFKLLEALTFHQSIELYQLQNINRYILEQIEEGYLVLDENYDIVVSNPAACSLLGIPPQFANEKYPLAKWHADLFEILKLGDLQEGDRFIFESQLSAYSINIKVQHLLVPQHALTLLILQDAQQINQQAQQLKLAALGQLSASIAHEIRNPLAAIVQANELLKDSDQEQQNTLRHMIGKQTKRIDSIVQDTLGLARSERTHPIQIELSEFINSLFEEDLSDVKHCIELKISNDSLKLLFDEKQLRQVMINLVRNALRHNAPDSPDVMINIHSQTNKIYIDVIDYGEGVSKRDISQLFKPFFSTEINGTGLGLYLSHSFCEANHAKLTYVEQKQGACFRIECPIIY
- a CDS encoding response regulator, with amino-acid sequence MITVLVVDDHELVRTGICRMLEDHADVEVIGQAESGEEAIAIVRQQHPQVVLLDVNMPGIGGVETTRRLLQTAPETKVIAVSGLAEEPYPSLLLKAGAKGYITKGAPIAEMVRAINKVMQGGKYFSADIAEQLASSYLSDTQQSPFDSLSEREMQVAMMVVNCISAQEIADKLFVSVKTVNTYRYRIFEKLGIDSDVKLTHLAIRYGLIKP
- the pbpG gene encoding D-alanyl-D-alanine endopeptidase PBP7/8 — translated: MKNSKKSLMHVLSMSILLSLSSTSFAELVNNPSSGSTGTASLNWSAADASQLLNDEDDEPTPQGSTSVTTTLRGGNAPKVITSTPRVAPIRDTVGYNAQPNVSARAALVMDAQTGEVLYSKNTNASVPIASITKLMTAVVTADARLNMSEEITLEQIDFAGANGKNSSSTLRVGDKMNRAEVLLFALMKSENPAAAALARTYPGGRPAFVAAMNAKARSLGMSATHYYESTGLDPRNVSSARDLGILASTASQYGLIRQFSTTPTYDFNLGYRVLKSNNTNALVRNGGWNINLSKTGYINEAGRCVVMHTTVNSRPAVIVLLGEPSTQARNNDATNLLGWLSNLPKRI
- the thrC gene encoding threonine synthase produces the protein MSNANRYTGLVDRYRDRLPVSATTRAISLGEGNTPLIKLENIPRIIGKDVEIYVKYEGLNPTGSFKDRGMTMAVTKAVEEGSKAIICASTGNTSAAAAAYAARAGIKAFVLIPEGKIAMGKMAQAMMYGAITMQIRGNFDDGMRLVKEVADQAPVTIVNSINPYRLQGQKTIAYEIVEALGRAPDYHCLPVGNAGNITAHWMGYTEAVANQPADQFEQVVYDASTDQFTGPKPEGLPTMVGYQASGAAPFLRGAPVESPETVATAIRIGNPQSWNHAKAVVRDSKGWFDELQDSEILEAQRLLSMYEGVFVEPASAASIGGAIRDIKAGKIAEGSVIVCTVTGNGLKDPDTAIKQCADAVMLSIDATMSQVKDSILSNM
- a CDS encoding homoserine dehydrogenase, translated to MKPVRLAILGLGTVGGGALKLLQENAAEIKRRTGREIQITHVGTRRPRPDLELEGIKQSADLLDIVCQPDVDVVVEVMGGIHPAYEVIMEAIKHGKQVVTANKALLAEHGNELFKAAEDNAVQIAYEAAVAGGIPIIKVIREGLAANHIEWLAGIINGTGNFILTEMREKGRAFDDVLKEAQELGYAEADPTFDVEGIDAAHKLTILASCAFGIPLQFDKVYTEGISKITAQDVKYAEELGFRIKHLGIARRAEKGIELRVHPTLIPDEQLIANVNGVKNAVLVQANAVGPTLYYGAGAGAGPTASAVVADVIDIVRDISYTEDGAGTIPQLAFEALTNVPILSREEMTTGYYIRLNAEDQTGVLADVTTILSRAGISIDAIMQQSRLKDLIPIVILTDPIVESKMDDALAQIQALPAIRGEIVRIRLESLDS
- a CDS encoding DsbC family protein; translation: MSFTRSQIFLACALASSLLFSACSKENKPQKEDALTATAPATGEASTIIERNAKQRLIETLQKQFKNANINVKILDIKPTEVPNLYWVNLEGMTSVYTTSDGKYLIQGDVIRLGGKELHNIGDNLQASENKKHLAALKNEDLIVYPAKGGKAKHVIYVFTDASCPYCHKLHEHLAEINEKGIEVRYIAWPRGEQFMPTMEAVWCSADRKAAFNQAVQGIAIAPAQCKNPVREQYQLGLNMGVNGTPAIYNVDGEYLGGYLTPDELVKRLDK
- the xerD gene encoding site-specific tyrosine recombinase XerD, which encodes MINKKPRIPSPVQIPEHLSFLQGFRDYLVAQTVSPHTRNAYLSDLIQCSELHKKNSLPNWTSDDISDVLIELTKIGKSPRSIARCLSALRQFYKFLREQKLRSDNPVATHHSPKIGRALPKDLSEEDVEALIQAPDITTALGLRDRAMFEVLYACGLRVSELINLRLELINLKQGYLRITGKGNKERLVPLGQYACDWVERYLNEARPQLYKSSTDYLFLTQQGGIMSRQNFWYAIKRYALQANIQAELSPHTLRHAFATHLLNHGADLRVVQMLLGHSDLSTTQIYTHVAQVRMQQLHEKHHPRG